The following are encoded in a window of Rosa chinensis cultivar Old Blush chromosome 4, RchiOBHm-V2, whole genome shotgun sequence genomic DNA:
- the LOC112196016 gene encoding uncharacterized protein LOC112196016 isoform X3, with protein sequence MAASMLFVFSIFSVLLFNGITAEPPLLNDGSPEVADSPIRHQLQLRLLETKVYLLELSIDEKNRELRKKDEKIRQMEEIIQGKSNSNAFFQSETEAVQGREFLDAMQFTDELREKNPEELVNQVIEEIILQNKKKNELEAQARVAEQKLQGLKLKVKDIHGGWLSVLHSVAVHISHFQSYIVTYWNECGRPALDVAIEKALEMKAQVNILAQLSTETIKSV encoded by the exons ATGGCAGCCTCCATGCTTTTCGTCTTCTCCATATTCTCAGTCCTATTATTCAACGGAATCACGGCAGAGCCACCGCTTCTGAACGACGGGTCTCCGGAGGTTGCAGATTCGCCGATAAGACACCAACTCCAACTTCGGTTGCTGGAGACCAAGGTTTACCTTCTAG AATTAAGCATTGATGAGAAAAACCGTGAACTGAGGAAAAAGGATGAAAAAATTAGGCAGATGGAGGAGATTATTCAAGGGAAATCAAACAGCAATGCATTTTTCCAAAGTGAGACAGAGGCTGTCCAG GGAAGAGAATTTTTAGATGCTATGCAATTCACAGATGAGTTACGTGAGAAGAATCCTGAGGAGCTAGTGAATCAG GTTATTGAGGAAATCATATTgcagaataagaaaaaaaatgaactggAAGCCCAAGCAAGGGTAGCTGAGCAAAAACTCCAGGGATTGAAATTAAAAGTAAAAGAT ATCCATGGAGGATGGCTTTCAGTTCTACATTCAGTTGCAGTTCATATAAGCCATTTTCAG TCATACATAGTGACTTACTGGAATGAGTGTGGGAGACCAGCCTTGGATGTGGCAATTGAAAAG
- the LOC112198911 gene encoding ninja-family protein AFP2-like yields the protein MEQVKVHQPPPVIANIEPLGRINNHDGGAPITNMSHRAKKRYALANHPKEGDLLRRIVSGDDLSRKAVVDEQVQDFNDVKLSLGLGLSLNRRFGVDPKAKVGLQLKRSSSVSDFSPAVRTPVRDEEATTCHVPRPCMVPLIRTCSLPTETEDEWRKRKELQSLRRMEAKRKRSEKQQKSYSKLHRGRTWENLEKDRRVEAINGGSCPPLPSPAAFCTDPP from the exons ATGGAACAAGTCAAGGTACACCAGCCACCACCTGTGATCGCtaacattgagcccttgggccgcatcaacaacCACGATGGTGGTGCTCCAATAACCaatatgtctcacagggcaaagaAGCGTTACGCACTTGCCAACCACCCCAAGGAG GGAGATCTGTTGAGGAGAATTGTTTCCGGTGACGATTTATCTCGAAAAGCCGTCGTTGACGAGCAGGTCCAAGATTTCAACGACGTTAAGCTGAGCCTGGGGCTGGGGCTGTCATTGAACCGTCGGTTTGGGGTGGACCCGAAGGCCAAGGTGGGGCTACAACTCAAACGATCGTCTTCAGTCTCAGACTTCTCGCCTGCGGTTAGGACTCCGGTGAGAGATGAGGAGGCAACGACGTGTCACGTACCCCGGCCGTGTATGGTGCCTCTGATTAGGACTTGCTCACTTCCGACGGAGACAGAGGATGAGtggaggaagaggaaggagCTGCAGAGCTTGAGGAGAATGGAGGCAAAGCGGAAGCGATCAGAGAAGCAGCAGAAGAGTTATTCGAAGTTGCATAGGGGCCGGACTTGGGAGAATTTGGAGAAAGATAGGAGAGTAGAGGCCATCAATGGTGGCAGTTGTCCTCCTCTTCCGAGTCCGGCGGCATTCTGTACAGATCCGCCATGA
- the LOC112200102 gene encoding polyketide synthase 5 → MVTVDEVRKAQRAEGPATILAIGTATPPNCIKQSTYPDYYFRITNSEHKVELKKKFQRICDKSMIKKRYMYLTEEILKKNPSMCEYMAPSLDARQDMLVVEIPKLGKEAATKAITEWGQPKSKITHLVFCTTSGVDMPGADYQLTKLLGLRPSVKRLMMYQQGCFAGGTVLRLAKDLAENNRDARVLVVCSEITAIIFRGPPSDNHLDNLVGQALFGDGAAAIIVGADPLPEIEKPLFEVVSAAQTILPDSDGVMELHLREVGLTFHLLKDVPGLISKNIEKSLNEAFKPLNITDWNSLFWIAHPGGPAILDQVEAKLGLKPEKLEATRHILSEYGNLTSACVLFILDEVRRKSAANGHKTTGEGLEWGVLFGFGPGLTVETVVLHSASVTA, encoded by the exons ATGGTGACTGTCGACGAAGTCCGCAAGGCTCAACGGGCTGAGGGTCCGGCCACCATCTTGGCCATCGGGACAGCAACTCCTCCTAATTGTATCAAACAAAGCACATACCCTGACTACTATTTTCGTATCACCAACAGTGAGCACAAGGTTGAGCTCAAGAAGAAATTCCAGCGTATCT GTGATAAGTCCATGATCAAGAAGCGCTACATGTATTTGACTGAAGAGATTTTGAAGAAGAATCCTAGTATGTGTGAGTACATGGCACCTTCACTTGATGCAAGACAAGACATGCTAGTTGTTGAAATTCCAAAGCTAGGCAAAGAGGCTGCAACCAAGGCCATTACGGAATGGGGCCAACCCAAGTCCAAAATCACCCACTTGGTCTTTTGTACCACAAGTGGTGTTGACATGCCAGGGGCCGATTACCAGCTCACTAAGCTTTTAGGCCTCCGCCCGTCTGTTAAGCGCctcatgatgtaccaacaaggTTGTTTTGCTGGCGGCACCGTGCTCCGGTTGGCCAAGGACTTGGCTGAGAACAATCGGGATGCACGTGTTCTCGTTGTTTGCTCTGAGATCACTGCCATCATTTTCCGTGGGCCGCCTAGCGACAACCATCTCGATAATCTTGTAGGCCAAGCCTTGTTCGGTGACGGTGCTGCAGCCATTATTGTTGGGGCTGATCCGCTGCCCGAGATTGAGAAGCCTTTGTTTGAGGTTGTCTCGGCGGCCCAGACTATCCTTCCAGATAGTGATGGGGTCATGGAATTGCATCTTCGTGAAGTTGGGCTTACATTTCACCTCCTCAAAGATGTTCCCGGGCTGATTTCAAAGAACATCGAGAAGAGCCTCAACGAGGCCTTTAAGCCTTTGAACATCACGGATTGGAACTCACTTTTCTGGATTGCACACCCGGGTGGCCCTGCAATTCTTGACCAAGTAGAGGCAAAATTGGGCCTGAAGCCTGAAAAGTTAGAAGCCACAAGGCACATATTATCCGAATACGGAAACCTAACCAGTGCTTgcgttttgtttattttggacGAGGTGAGGAGGAAGTCTGCAGCAAATGGGCACAAAACCACTGGAGAGGGCCTGGAGTGGGGAGTCTTATTTgggtttgggcctgggctcactGTCGAGACCGTCGTGCTTCACAGTGCTAGTGTCACTGCTTGA